The genomic stretch GATCAGCCCGGCCTCCGGCATAACCTGATGGCAAACCCCGGTGTTTATATCGAAGTGGTGGGTAAAGCCCTGTTCTTTGGCAAATTCCCGCATCTCCTTGTGAATCTGTGCAGTTCGGATCGTCGGCGCCGGCGAATAGTGGTCAAAAACAAAAGATACCTTGTCCGGATCCCATACCTTTGTACCCCCCATCTCGAAAAACGACCTGACCACCTGAAGGTACAGGTCGTTGAGCTCTATAAAATCAACCGAGCAGTTCAGGATTTCTCCAGTTGTAACCGAATTTACCCCTGCCGCCCGGGCGAGTATCTTTTCTACTGCATGCACAGAACTCTCCTTATCACATGTATTGCAGGCACCAGTATAGCAGAGAAATATGGCTTATGTGTGTACGGGAAAATCTTGCACCCGATTCGTTATTCGCATATAATTCCCTATATTTCTACGTTTTTCGTATATCGGAGGCTGCATGATCATTGGATGCCCCAAAGAGATTAAAAAACACGAATACCGCGCAGGTCTGACTCCGCATTGCGCATCGGCCTATGTCCGGCACGGCCATACGGTTCTGGTTCAGAGAGGGGCCGGGTCCGGGTCCGGCTTCGAAGATCAGGAGTATTCCGACGCAGGAGCAAAGCTTGTCGACTCTTCCCGGGAAATCTGGGCAGCGGACATGGTCGTCAAGGTAAAAGAACCCCTGCCGGAAGAATTCCAGTACTTCCGGGAAAACCTGATTCTGTACACCTATCTCCACCTGGCTGCGGCGGAGGAATTGACCAGGGCTCTGCTGAACTCCGGTGTAAAGGGAATCGCTTATGAAACAATACAGACCGACGACGGACACCTGCCCTGCCTTACACCCATGAGCGAGATTGCCGGACGCCTGAGTGTGCAGGAGGGTGCAAAATACCTGGAAAAAACCTTTGGAGGCCGGGGTGTCCTTCTGGGAGGAGTCCCGGGGGTTGAACGGGGTAAGGTGGCAATCCTCGGAGGCGGCGTGGTGGGACTGAATGCCTGCAAGATTGCTGTCGGTATGGGAGCGGAGGTTACACTTCTGGATATCAATACCGCCCGGCTGGCATACCTTGACGACATCTTCCAGGCCCGGATTACGACTCTGGTGTCCAATGAGCGCAACATTGAAAAGATCGCCCGGGAAAGCGATGTAATAATCGGCGCGGTCCTGATTCCCGGGGCCAAAGCACCGCGACTGATCCGGCGGGAACACCTGAAACTGATGAAGAAAGGCGCTGTACTGGTTGATGTGGCAGTGGATCAGGGGGGCTGTTTTGAAACAACCCGAGCCACCTTTCACGATGATCCGGTCTATCTTGTTGATGATGTAATCCATTACTGCGTAGCCAATATGCCCGGAGCCGTTGCCCGAACCGCCACCCTGGCTCTGACCAATGCTACTCTGAACCACGGTTTGAACCTGGCTGACAATGGAGTGGAAAAGGCATGCAGAGAGTCTGTTCCCCTGCAAAGAGGACTGAATATCTATACCGGCAAGTGTACACACCGGGGCGTAGCCGAGGCCTTTGGCCTTGATTACACCAATCCCGAAACAGCTTTATGACGCAGCATGAACTTGACGAGCTTGATTCCGGAATAGTTACCAGGCTGCGGGTGGAAAACATGAGTAACAATGCTCTGGCAGAGGAGCTGGGGATCTCGGAAGGTACGGTACGTCAGCGGATAAAAAAGCTTAAAGAGGCGGGGGTCCTGAAGATCAGGGCCCTTATTAATCCCGACAGCCTGGTTCGTCAGCAGCTGGCGACCATAGCGGTCAACCTGAACGAGTCACGCCTTCTGGATGCCAAGGCCCGGGAGATAGCCGAACTGGAAAACGTTCTTTCAGTCTCCATTACCTCAGGGCAGTACGACCTTATTGTAGAGGTCCTCGTTGATTCAAACCGGGGTTTGGTGGGATTCCTGACGGATACTCTGGCCAGGGTTGAGGGAATCGCGAAAACCGAAAGTTTTTTGATGTTGAAAAACTACAATAAGTATGTTTGAGTAATACAAGGGCACCTCTAAAAACGTGGTATTTTTGCCATAGTCAAGGAGGAAGATTTTGTAGCACCCGCATCCTGCACCGAATATTATTTTGGTGCAGGAGAGGTCTGCGGGAAATCTTGACGACGCAGGATATGGGTAAAAGAGTAGTCTTTAGAGATTGTATGATTTACGTGGTTGGGCGCAGAGAGTTATCCTCTATCTGACGGGATTGGGGAGCCGGCGGTAGGTTGAGGGCACCGGGAGGCATAAGACCTCGCTTTAGAGATTAACTGAAACCTGCCACCGAACACCATAGAGCGGTGCGCCGAGTGACCGGCGCAACCGCGAATAGGAGTACGGTGTAACTCGCGTCTGACCAAAGACTCCCAGTCCTTCTTATAACCGAAAGGAGGGAAAAATGGAAGAGAAGATTCGGTATGTAGGCATCGACCTTGGTAAACGGACTTACCAGTGTGCGATTCTCGATGAGAAAGCCAAGAATCAACAGTTCAATGGAAAAGCCGATGGGATTGGCTTAGAGCGACTTGCCAAGAGATTGGGTAATGATGATTTGGTAGGACTGGAAGCGGGGAACAATGCGTTCAATATTGCTCGATATCTGACTGACCGGGTTGGGTGCCATGTTGTTGTTCTGAACCCTGGGAAGCTTGCAATGATTTACCAATCGCTGAAAAAAACGGATAGGGAAGATGCAGTACAAATTGCCCGCCTGTTACAGCGGAACCCGGTAGAAGAATTGCCAACCGTACCGTTGCCAACGAAGAAAGAGGAAGAGGAGAGGTCAGTTGTAGCCGAACTGGCAACTTACAAAGCAGACCGAACAAGGTACATAAACCGGCTCCATAGTGTGTTTCTCGATTCGGGTATTACAACGATAACGAAAGCGGATCTAAAAACGGCATCGAACAGAGAGAAGAACGTATTGACCCTTCTTACCGGACGGCATGTTCGAGAAGCGAGGCGACTGATAGAAATGGTTGCCTACTGTGAAGCGATTATTGAAGATTTAGAACAGGAAACAAAGCAGTTCCTGGAATCCGAGAAGAACACTGGGATTCTCATGTCTGTCCCAGGAGTCGGTCCTGCTACCGCGTTGGCTTTTATTGCCTACGTAGGGGATGGAAGTCGATTTGCGAATGCAGATCAGGTGGCAAACTACGCAGGCCTCACACCTCGGGTCGATAGCTCTGGGGAAACTCATCGAATGGGGCCAATATCAAAGCAAGGATGTGCATATTTGCGCAGAGTGATCGTACAGGCAGCATGGTCACTGGTGCGTTCGAAAAGTGGGGGGCACTTGAAAGAGGCTTACAAAACTTTAATCACTCGAAAACCTAAAGCAGTAGCGATTATTGCCATTGCTCGGAGATTAGTAAAGCTTCTGTACACCTTGGTGACAAAGAAGACATATTATCGGTATAGCCAGCTTAAAGAGAGGCTTGCGAAGCTGAAATATCATAAATTACAAATTATTGGATTGGGGTCTTGACGTAAAACATAGGAGGTGCCCACATCAGAAAACCGGAGTGTAAAGATGCCAACAATCCAGGAATACCAGAAACAGCGAATGCTGATGAGGAAAATCGAGCCCAAACGGGCAGATGTACTTGGTCTGATCCTCGATACCGCCAAGAAAGCGGCTAAGGAACAGAACCGTGAGGCTACGGAAGCCGATTTCACCGCGGCAGTAAAAAAACAGATCAAGGCCATGGAAAAAACCGTGGAACTGGTAAAAGCCAATAACGGGGACACCAGCAAACAGGAAGCGGAAATTGTCATTATGCGGGAGTATCTTCCCCCGATGATGGGCGAAGCAGAGCTCAGCGCGGAAATCGACAAATTGCTTGGGGAGCTTCCGAAGGAGGAGCGGATCAAAAAGAACCAGGGTAAATTGATGGGAAAACTGAAAGCCCTGGGAGATTCTGTCGATATGGGTGTGGCAGCCAAAATCCTTTCCGAAAAGCTAGGCTGATTCTTTATAACACAGCACATGGGATTGTGTGAAAGAGAAAGGACAGCTTTTTCTGTGTTTTTTTTAAATTTCATATTTTAAATTTTATCAACCTGAAGTATAATATAGGGGCACCTCTAAAAACGTGGTATTTTTGTTATTGGAGGGGCCCATAAACTCATTCAGGAATACAACGGAATTATACAATGAATTCATTAGATCAGAAAATTTTTCAGAGATTCGAAAAGACCAGCCGTGCCGATACCATATACGAAATAATAAAGGACGGTATTCTGCAGGGGGTTTGGAAACCCGGCGACAAGATTGACGATCAGGAACTGGCAAAGAGACTGGGGGTAAGCCGCTTGTCGGTACGTGAAGCCCTGTCCAAGTTTGTGGAAAACCTGATCATCGAAAAGCAGCACTGGAAGGGTTACCAGGTACGGCAGCTCCAGTGGAAAGAGATAGAGGGGATCATGGAAATTCGGATCGCCCTCGAGACCATAGCTATTGATCATGTTGCCAGAAATATTACTCCGGAACTTATTAAAGAACTCGAGGGGACGCTGAACCAGGCCGTCCGTGACATGGAGGCGGAAGACCACACCGCCTTCCGGCTGTCCGACTATGCCTTTCACGAGATAATCCACCGGGAATGCGGCAATATCTGGATAACCAATATAATCAGCAATATCCGGGTCCTTATCGAGATAATCCGCCGGATCTCCCAGGAGGAACATTTTCGGAATGTTGCCTGGGCCAGCATCGAAGAACACAGGGCTGTGCTGGACTGTCTTAAAAACCGGGACCCCCAGTGCGCGGTTGAAACCCTGCGCAGCCATCTGCTTATGTACACGGAACGTGTCAGGGCTGAGTATAAGCATCCTGATTCTTTGCAGAAAACTGACGACTGACCGTCGGCAAGGGAGTAACCCGTTTCAAACCCGGAGACCGGGTGGTCCACGAAATTGTCACCTTTTACTGCGGGGAATGCCCTGCCTGCCTTGAGGGACGTTTCAATATCTGTAATACCATTCCCCCCATGCAGGGCCGGGCACATTTTATGACCGGCGGCGGTTTTGCAAAATTCGTCGTCTGGCCGGAACAACAGCTCCATAAACTCCCGGATTCTGTGAGCAGCAAAGAGGCCGTCCTGATGGAACCCACCGCCGGCAGTATCCACAGCGTTGTTACCCGGATGAGAATAAAAGCAGGAGAATCTGTTGTAATACTGGGCCCCGGAGCCCGGGGTATCCTGATGATGCAGGTCTGCAAGGCCATCGGTGCAGGTCCGATTATTATGACCGGTCTTACCCGGGATAAACCCTTCCGACTGGCAATGGCCAAAAAGATGGGGGCCGACCGGGTTGTCAATGTGGAAAAAGAAGACATCCGGGAGGCGGTCAGGGAGATGACCGGCGGAATCGGCGTGGACGCGGTTCTGGAGAATACCGGTTCCGTTGAACCCACTGCAGAATCCCTGGATATCGTGCGCAAAGGCGGAAAGGTTCTCTGGGCAGGAGGAGGAATCCGCGGCGGCATTGTGGCTCCTGTGGATACCTACAAGATCATCGTTAAGGAGATCGATGTAAAGGGAGAAATATCCCAGATCCCCTACGACTGGAAGTCCGCGGTCCATCTTGTAGCGGCTGGTAAAATCGATCTTGCTCCTCTGGTTACCCATGAGTTCGGTCTGGAGGACTGGCGCAAGGGATTCGATCTGGCAGCGACCAGCGCCGAGTGTCTGCGGGTAGCTCTAAAACCCTGAGGAGCAATGCAGGAGTAATTCTCTCATGACAATCCTTAACACACTGCTTGATTCTGTTCCGGTTCCCAGGATGGTCCGGGTCAAACAGAACTACGAACGCCCCAGACTCGCCGACCCTGTGGGAAAATTTTGCGCATGTATTCAGGCGGGCTCCGTTCTTAATAAAATCAGAAAAGGGATGAGCATCGCCGTCGCAGTCGGAAGCCGGGGAATCAGCAACCAGCCGGCTATAGTTAAAGCACTTGTTTCCGAGCTCAAATCCGCCGGCGCCGAACCCTTTATCGTACCCGCCATGGGTTCCCACGGCGGGGCAGTTGCAGAAGGGCAGAAATCGATACTCGAAGGAATGGGATTTACCGAGGAGTACCTGGGGATCCCTATCCGGGCAAGCATGGAAACGGTCAATCTTGGAGAAGCGGAACCTGATCTTCCCGTGTACATCGATAAGTACGCATGGGAGGCTGACGGCATAGTAATTATCAACCGGATAAAACCCCATGTTGCCTTCCGGGGTCCCTGTGAGAGCGGTCTTGCCAAGATGATTACTATCGGCCTCGGAAAACAACGGGGAGCCGAAACCTGCCACAACCTTGGTTTCGGCAGGATGGCGGAACATATTCCCGCAATCGCGTCCGCTATCCTGGCAAAAAAGCAAAATACTCTTCGCTGTTGCACTGCTGGAGAACGCCTATCACGAAACCTGCAGGGTCGTAGGCCGTTACCACACCCCCTATGTTACCGGAGGCCCCAGCATTACCCGGATCGGGGTGCTGGATATTACCGAGGTCAGCCACGGGAACAGCCTTCGACAAAGAAGGAAATCTCTTTTAAACGAGAGGGAAAGCAGAATACGCTTGTCGGTGCCCACGCTTTCCGATAGACTTCCGCCCGGATATGAACAATTTTCTTAAGGACATCGGAGTTCTCTACTCCCTTTTTTTCAAGATCGGCCTCTTTTCCATTGGAGGAGGCTATGTGATGCTTCCCATGCTGCGTGTTGAGCTTGTGGAGAAACGCAAATGGGTCAGTGACCGTGAGCTGCTGGACTACTACGCTATCGGTCAGGCTACCCCGGGAATCATCGCCGTCAATACCGCAACTTTTGTGGGCTATACCCGGCGTGGTATCCCCGGGGCTCTCGCGGCAACAGCGGGGATGGTGGGGCCCTCGCTGATTATAATCCTGGCGATTGCCGTCTTTATTCCCATGATGGAGACCATGCCCCTTTTCCAGAAGGCCTTTAAAGGCATACGGGTAGCCGTAGCGGTCCTGCTGGTTTCCACCCTCGTTACCCTTACAAAAAAGGGTTGGAGGTCCTGGATTGACGCCATGCTGACTGTCGCAGCCTTTGCGGCAGTAGTCTTTTCCGGGATATCCCCGTTTCCGGTAATCCTGGCAGCCGGGTTGCTGGGGCTTCTTCTGCGCCGCCACAGGAGCAGCCTGCAATGAGTTATCTATCCCTTTTTATCACCTTTTTTACTATCGGACTCTTTACCATTGGCGGAGGACTGGCAAGTCTGCCTCTGCTGTATGAAGCTGTTGTGGACAGCGGAATGATCAGCCGTAACCTTTTTGTCGACATGCTGGCCATAAGCCAGTCCACCCCGGGACCCATAGGCATCAACATGTCGACCTTCGCGGGGTATCAGATTTCCGGTATTCCCGGCGGTTTTGTCGCCACATTGGGAATGGTTACTCCGTCCCTTATAATAATTGTGCTTATCGCCGCCTGGTTTACCAGCTTTTCTTCCCATCCCCTGGTTCAGGACGTGATGGGCGGTATCCGTCCCGCAGCCCTGGGGCTGATAGCCTCGGCAGCCTGGTTTATCTTTCGGGAGGCCCTCTTTGTTCCCGGTGGAGAATTAAGGGTGAGTCTGCCCGCCCTGGGCCTGTTTATTGTCCTGGGAACAGCCTATAAGCTGAAACCGGCTACCCCGGCTATCTACATTCTCGCCGGCGGAATCCTGGGAATTTTCATTTTCTGATCTTTTTTTAATGGTGGGTAGCTCTACAAACGTGGTATTTTTGTTATAGGCAAGGCGGAGGGATTTTGCAGCACCCGCATCCTGCGCCAAATACTATTTTGGTGCAGGAGAGGACTGCGGGAAATCCCGACAACGCTGCATAGGGCAAAAAGAGTAGTTTTTAGAGGTGCCCTGGTATTGATTATTCCAGGCTTTCAGTGTAGAGTTCCTGCGGACATTCCCCATTGGGGGAAGAGTTAAAAACGAATCTTAGCAGCACTTCCCGCTCCGGCAGGACCGGAGCTTCAATCCTGGGTACATGGGTATAAGTTCTTAGCCTCATGCTTATTGCTTTCGATTGTGTGTTAGGAATCGTTAGAAATACCGTCCGCGAAAATTTTTCCCGGACGACGCATAGGCGGAAACATGACAGAATTCTCATCCCTCGGATTATCCGAAGAGCTCCTTAAGGGGAGTACCAAGCTCGGATTTACCATCCCGACCCCCATTCAGGCCAAAGCAATCCCTGAGCTCCTGGCCTCGGACAAAGACTTTGTTGTACTGGCAGGTACCGGCACCGGCAAGACGGCGGCCTTTGGCCTGCCTCTGCTGCAGAAGCTCGACCCCGGTCATAACGGCACCCAGGCCCTGATATTAAGCCCCACCAGGGAGCTCTGCTGCCAGATTACCGAAGATCTGAAGCGTTTCTCGGTCTTTCTCAAGGACGTTTCCATAGTGCCGGTTTACGGCGGGGCCAGCATGGGTCTCCAGATACGGGACCTTAAAAAGCGTCCCCGTATAATCGTGGCCACCCCGGGACGTCTTATCGATCACCTGGAACGGGGCAATATAGATCTCAGCGGAATCCGGACCCTGGTCCTTGATGAGGCTGACGAGATGCTCTCCATGGGCTTTCGGGATGAGCTGGAATCAATACTGGCCCTGACCCCCGGAGACAAGCAGACCTGCCTTTTTTCGGCCACCATGCCGAAGGACATTCGCGCTATTGTTCAGAACTTTCTTGATAATCCACGGGAGATTTCCTCCCTCAAGAGCGAAGAAGATTCCAGCACCGTTGAACATCACTATCTTATGGTAAACCACCGTGACCGCTTTGAAGCCCTGCGGCGTTTTATTGCAAAGCAGCAGAACTTTTACGGCATTGTCTTCTGCCGTACCAAGGACCAGACCAGAGAAATCGCCGTAAAACTGGCAGAAGACGGACTTTCCGCCGACGCTATCCACGGCGACCTTTCCCAGATGCAGCGGGACTACGTTATGCAGCGCTTCCGTAAAGGCGCGGTCAGCATTCTGGTAGCCACCGATGTTGCCGCCCGGGGCATCGATGTGGACAGTCTGACCCATGTAGTGCATTACGAGCTCCCCCATGACGCCGAGTCCTATGTCCACCGCTCAGGGCGCACCGGACGGGCAGGCAGAGAGGGTATGTCCCTCGCCATAGCGACTCCCGCGGACCGCCACAAACTGCGCTCTCTGGACCGGCGGATCAAAAGCGGAGTAAGCCGGATAGAGGTTCCCACAGGGAACGAAATTCTGCAGCACAGGATCGATACCTTTGTGGAAGAACTGGAAAACGCAGAGGAACTGCCAAAAACGTCGGTATCCTGCATGAAAGGTGCAATTGAACGGCTCCGCAGTCTGTCTCAGGAGGAGCTAATTGAAAAGATTCTCCACACCCGCTTCAAAGAGCAGATTGAATACTTCAGCAAAAAGCAGGACATCAGTGCTGCAACCCAAAGCCAGGGTCCCCGTGACCGGAAAGGCGGATTCCGGGATCAGGCCCCCAGAAAACGGGGGCCCCGGGGCCGGAACGAAGTCGATTACGTTAAGGTTAAGTTTTCTATGGGAAGCCAGGAAGGTATAACAAAATCGGAGATTATCGGTCTTGCAAACCGGGCCATGAAGGGAATGCGCTTTCCCATCGGAGAGGTGCGGCTCAAAAGGAACAGCGCCACCATAGAAGTCCCCAGGGACATCTCACTGGAACTCGCCCGCCGCATAGAGGGCAAGGTAATCCGGGAAAATCGTCAGACCGCGTAAGGGTCCTTTTGAATCACAGGCGGGCTCCTGCCCGCCATTTTTTTAATCAAGCATTACTATCAGGTCTTCGCCGATCTCATCCATACGTGAATAGTCCCCCCTCAGTTCCTGTGGAAGCAGCATGGCCAGCTGCTTCATCATCTGGTCGGTCAGGAGCCTGCGGCTCTCCTTGTTTACTCGTTCCGGAGCCGCCAGCTTGAAGGGAGTTCCGACCTTGAAACGAATCTCAGTACGTTTAAAACGCCTCAGGTTCTTCCAGAGATTCTGACTGCCGTAGTGGGCAACCGGCAGAATCGGTGCGTCGTTCTGCACCGCCAGGGTAACGACTCCCGGGTTCCCCTTCTGCAGATGTCCGTCCCGGGAACGGGTACCCTCGGGTGCAAGCCCGATAATGGCCCCTTCGGCGAGAAGTTCTCCCACCTTACGAAAAGCTGCTGATGGCGGTGCTCCGCGCTTCAGGGGAATACCACCCCAGCGGCGGACAATTCCCTTGACTATCGGGACCCTGGAAATCTCTACCTTCATGACCCCAAAAATCCTCCTGGGCCGCATAAAAAGATAAAACAGCGGGGCTTCCAGAAAATTTATATGATTAAAAATCATCAGAAGCGGACCCGCCCGGGGGACCTTATCCAGTTCCTTCGCGTCGATACGGCAGACAGCGCGGATAAGCAGATAGACAAACGAGTCAAACAAACGTCCCAGCATAGTATTCTTCCCTCTCCGATCCTTGACAAGCTATGATTGCAGCCTGAGAATATAAGCATATCACAAATATGTTGTCGAGGATGTATGAAAGTAAGCGGTGCAGCGGGAAAGTATCTTTTTGTTGATCTTACAGCCGGAACATGGAAGGAATACCCCATACAAAAAAAGAACCAGCGGCTCTATCTGGGCGGTAAAGGCCTTGCAATCAAGATCTATTACGACCTTTTGCGTGACAGGCTGAACAGTATAGATCCCCTGGGAGCGGAGAATCTTCTGATATTCTCCACCGGAGTACTCCTGGGAACAAAAGCCCCCTGTTCGGCCCGTTTCGAAGTGCTGACAAAATCTCCACTGACGAATCTGCTGGTGGGATCCTCCTGCGGCGGACCCTTCGGCGAGGCCCTGCGCACCGCCGGCTGGGACGGCCTGATTCTCAGCGGAAAAAGCAGGGATCTTCTGCTGCTGAGAGTAAGCAGCGAGGGGGTCAGTTTTGAATCCGCCGCCGGGCTTGCAGGCCTTGGCACCGAAGCGAGCGAAGAAAAACTGAAGCTTGATAAAAAAGAGGCCGCCGTAACTATTGGACCTGCGGGAGAGAACCTGGTACGCTACGCGAATATCCGGTCAGGTCACCGTTTTGCCGGCCGCGGCGGTGTCGGCGCGGTTATGGGAGCCAAAAAGCTTAAGGCAGTAGTTGTCCAGGGATGGTCCTGCACCATTGAAGCGGTCGATCCCGAGGGCTTCCGCCGAATCTCTGATAAGGCACGTAAAATGATCCAGCGCAATCCCATGTCCAAAGCCTATAAATCCTATGGAACCGCCGCCAACGTGCGTTTTGGCATGAAGGCAGGCTTTTCTCCGGTACGCAACTTCCGGGACCGCTATCATCCTGATACAAAAAAGACCTCCGGCGAATCCATGGCAGAACGCTATTCACCCCGTTCCTCCACCTGCCGGCACTGCGTAATCCTCTGCGGACACAAGGGAGAGTATCCCGACGGTAAAACCCGGCAGATTCCCGAGTACGAGACGGTGGGAATGTTCGGCAGCAATATCGCGAACTATGATCCCGACCTCATCGGGCTCTGGAACGAGCAGATGAACGACCTCGGTATGGACACCATCTCCGCGGGAGGGACCATTGCCTGGGCCATGGAGGCCGCTGAAAAAGGACTCCGCCCCAGCTCGCTGCGCTTCGGCGATATCGATGGAATATCGGAAATGATCCGGGACATCACTTTTCGTCACGGTGAGGGGTATGAGCTGGCGGAAGGTACCCGGATACTGAGTGAGAAATACGGCGGCAGAGAGTTCGCCATCCAGGTCAAAGGGCTGGAGTGCGCCGCCTACGATCCCCGGGCCGCCTGGGGGCAGGGACTCTCCTACGCGGTCTACAACAAAGGCGGCTGCCATCTTGGCTCCTACCTGGTAGGCCTTGAACAGATATTAAAATACATGCCTCCCCACACAACCCTGGGAAAAGCTTC from Marispirochaeta sp. encodes the following:
- a CDS encoding aldehyde ferredoxin oxidoreductase family protein, with the protein product MKVSGAAGKYLFVDLTAGTWKEYPIQKKNQRLYLGGKGLAIKIYYDLLRDRLNSIDPLGAENLLIFSTGVLLGTKAPCSARFEVLTKSPLTNLLVGSSCGGPFGEALRTAGWDGLILSGKSRDLLLLRVSSEGVSFESAAGLAGLGTEASEEKLKLDKKEAAVTIGPAGENLVRYANIRSGHRFAGRGGVGAVMGAKKLKAVVVQGWSCTIEAVDPEGFRRISDKARKMIQRNPMSKAYKSYGTAANVRFGMKAGFSPVRNFRDRYHPDTKKTSGESMAERYSPRSSTCRHCVILCGHKGEYPDGKTRQIPEYETVGMFGSNIANYDPDLIGLWNEQMNDLGMDTISAGGTIAWAMEAAEKGLRPSSLRFGDIDGISEMIRDITFRHGEGYELAEGTRILSEKYGGREFAIQVKGLECAAYDPRAAWGQGLSYAVYNKGGCHLGSYLVGLEQILKYMPPHTTLGKASWAVFCENLYAAINSLQICQFTSFGILTEPPIPHYVPRWLLRVFTILSPKISQQLMDWTALNRMFSTVTGIKLGKNDFLRAGERITKLERWVNLCMSETAADDTLPARFTEEKQTRFPGKNTVVPIQTMVKKYYRLRKYSSAGTPRREDLERLMEEAPCPAPFESV